One region of Thermus filiformis genomic DNA includes:
- a CDS encoding vWA domain-containing protein — translation MARKEGLELKVARAVVEGQDWVVLELKAPKGKPLAPEAALVMDRSGSMSGHKLEEAKAAALTLLEAFPEEGRLGLVAYNDEVLVGGFLDRKGARAFLKGLEAGGMTALHAGWEAGVELLSDPSRPRFVFLLSDGLANVGLRDPRALAAEARRAAERGVYTYTLGFGEDYDRFLLEGMALEGGGTHRYAPLGTLRSALEEELAFLKGPVNLGVWVRRRDELRHLGPFAPGERRHLLLRVRPPVSEKEVLEVGERLPGKTLSHYLPLPEPAPEGSEAWQRVRQEWVFQKGRALLREEVDRPEKAKLWLEESRALKELLGELPQTERGEALAQALEAFEERVERLQKAFDPRRAERLHRRQIAFASQMDSEERFHMAMEHLPLDLQIDEEEEEGF, via the coding sequence ATGGCGAGGAAGGAAGGACTCGAGCTGAAGGTGGCACGGGCGGTGGTGGAAGGGCAGGACTGGGTGGTGCTGGAGCTGAAGGCACCCAAGGGGAAGCCGCTGGCCCCCGAGGCGGCCCTGGTCATGGACCGATCGGGGAGCATGAGCGGGCACAAGCTGGAGGAAGCCAAAGCGGCCGCCCTCACCCTCCTGGAGGCCTTCCCCGAGGAAGGGCGGTTGGGCCTGGTGGCCTACAACGACGAGGTCCTGGTGGGAGGGTTCTTGGACAGGAAGGGGGCCCGGGCCTTCCTTAAGGGCCTGGAGGCGGGGGGCATGACGGCCCTGCACGCGGGCTGGGAGGCGGGGGTGGAGCTCCTTTCGGACCCCTCCCGGCCCCGGTTCGTCTTCCTCCTCTCCGACGGTCTGGCCAACGTAGGGTTGCGGGATCCTCGAGCCCTGGCCGCGGAGGCGCGGCGGGCGGCGGAGCGGGGGGTCTACACCTACACCCTGGGCTTCGGGGAGGACTACGACCGCTTCCTCCTGGAGGGAATGGCCCTGGAGGGCGGCGGGACCCACCGGTACGCCCCCCTGGGGACCCTGCGCTCGGCCCTGGAGGAGGAGCTGGCCTTCCTCAAGGGGCCGGTGAACCTGGGGGTCTGGGTCCGGAGGCGGGATGAGCTGCGCCACCTGGGCCCCTTCGCGCCTGGGGAGCGGCGCCACCTCCTCCTGCGGGTAAGGCCCCCCGTGTCGGAGAAGGAGGTCCTGGAGGTGGGGGAGCGGCTGCCGGGGAAGACCCTCTCCCACTACCTGCCCCTGCCCGAGCCCGCCCCGGAGGGGAGCGAGGCCTGGCAGCGGGTGCGGCAGGAGTGGGTGTTCCAGAAGGGGCGGGCGCTTTTGCGGGAGGAGGTGGACCGGCCGGAGAAGGCAAAGCTTTGGCTGGAGGAGTCCCGTGCGCTAAAGGAGCTCCTGGGGGAGCTTCCCCAGACCGAGCGGGGAGAGGCCCTGGCCCAGGCCCTCGAGGCCTTTGAGGAGCGGGTGGAGAGGCTGCAGAAGGCGTTTGACCCCAGGAGGGCGGAGCGGCTCCACCGCCGCCAGATAGCCTTCGCCTCCCAGATGGACTCGGAGGAAAGGTTCCACATGGCCATGGAGCATCTCCCCTTGGACTTGCAAATAGACGAGGAAGAGGAGGAGGGGTTCTAG
- a CDS encoding transposase, with the protein MLERLSKEVKRRTRVVGVFPSEKSLTNLATVVMLRASEDWAFKRYMDMDPLRAMEVASRREH; encoded by the coding sequence GTGCTGGAGCGCCTTTCCAAGGAGGTGAAGCGGAGGACCCGGGTGGTGGGCGTATTCCCGAGCGAGAAGAGCCTGACGAACCTGGCCACGGTGGTGATGCTGAGGGCGAGTGAAGACTGGGCATTCAAGCGCTACATGGACATGGACCCGCTGAGGGCCATGGAAGTTGCTTCCCGAAGGGAACACTGA